A part of Fusarium graminearum PH-1 chromosome 3, whole genome shotgun sequence genomic DNA contains:
- a CDS encoding survival factor 1 — MFNWAKQQLANVAGTQEPIYGPSAIKSVAIEAEKTPYTEVTRDGLKWKAMDSTSVETESFYITADNGYIALAQVIYSNVAGIRTTCQFNCKVFDKDPTKPHLWASTPLNNQDFNEDKTSFYADDCAVELSEDGTYYTIKSMNSQDAIVNLKITRSTPGFQAGTTGTTLYGTDHNNPWGSIRHAFWPRCVSEGTITTKEGPIDLKGKALFVYALQGMKPHHAAGRWNFVNFQGPTYSAIMMEFTSTPSYGSTLVNVGGIVKDGEIIHAGAMSTATHTQVKKDSENEWPEPSEVKYTWSGATKDAKPVEASIEGPLGERVDRVDVMAEVPGFVKTIVAAAAGTKPYIYQYHPKLSLKLKIGDEEIVEEGVMFTEATFIS, encoded by the exons atgttcaactgGGCTAAGCAACA ACTGGCCAATGTCGCCGGCACTCAGGAGCCCATCTACGGTCCCTCTGCCATCAAGTCTGTTGCCATCGAGGCCGAAAAGACTCCCTACACCGAAGTCACTCGAGATGGCTTGAAGTGGAAGGCCATGGACTCGACCTCTGTCGAGACTGAGAGTTTCTACATCACTGCCGACAACGGTTACATCGCTCTTGCCCAGGTCATCTATAGCAACGTTGC CGGCATTCGAACAACCTGCCAGTTCAACTGCAAGGTCTTCGACAAGGACCCTACAAAGCCCCACCTCTGGGCCTCAACAcctctcaacaaccaagactTTAACGAGGACAAGACGAGTTTCTACGCCGATGACTGCGCCGTTGAGCTGTCCGAGGATGGCACCTACTACACCATCAAGAGCATGAACAGCCAGGACGCCATCGTTAACCTGAAGATCACCCGCTCTACCCCTGGTTTCCAGGCTGGCACCACAGGCACAACCCTGTACGGCACCGACCACAACAACCCATGGGGATCCATCAGGCATGCTTTCTGGCCTCGCTGTGTCTCCGAGGGTACCATCACTACCAAGGAGGGTCCCATCGACTTGAAGGGCAAGGCTCTTTTCGTCTACGCCCTCCAGGGCATGAAGCCTCACCATGCCGCTGGTCGATGGAACTTTGTCAACTTCCAGGGTCCCACCTACTCAGCTATCATGATGGAGTTTACCAGCACCCCATCATACGGCTCAACCCTCGTCAACGTGGGTGGCATCGtcaaggatggcgagatcATCCATGCTGGCGCCATGAGCACGGCTACTCACACTCAAGTTAAGAAGGATTCCGAGAACGAGTGGCCCGAGCCCAGTGAGGTCAAGTACACCTGGTCTGGTGCGACCAAGGATGCAAAGCCTGTCGAGGCCTCAATTGAAGGACCTCTCGGCGAGCGAGTTGACCGAGTTGACGTCATGGCTGAGGTCCCTGGTTTCGTCAAGACGATtgttgcagcagcagccggCACAAAGCCTTACATCTACCAG TACCACCCCAAGCTCTccctgaagctcaagatcggCGACGAGGAGATCGTCGAAGAGGGTGTCATGTTCACCGAGGCCACCTTCATCTCATAA